A single genomic interval of Daucus carota subsp. sativus chromosome 1, DH1 v3.0, whole genome shotgun sequence harbors:
- the LOC108204755 gene encoding probable disease resistance protein At5g47260 has translation MASTVQAVASVVTAGAEVAGVLPTVTFLSPENVKAIYKELKEQLDFLRAKKKDRDDEAEKEVMTMKTSYEYNDWDQRVSKIDIQMTESLFFYKTEIEKIDKWTDMPQRIRLGAMMNNDITKIQQLQKELSEMRNILVAKQPDHVVKISNAPDIKGFETLENPMNTILSLLKLGKDVRGIQIHGILGTGKTAIMQNLNNHEEVANMFQIVIWLKVSSDKLDVIGNTKNFSIEELQRDVMQRLNLDETIAVNQYKQKIWGTLKDKKYLLLLDNAKEDLSIDEIGFPYNWERGSKIVITSRFKFVCPSLVDRSIKIGVLTSKEARRMFSNILKPKDFSNNAFIMKIMRKVVDWCHGLPVAIKIVAGYFKFRDTESSWRNGLNTLNSWPEYGDDKIKEMCRSLSFCCDLLKDAEKDCFYYGALYPEESNIYKDRSLDCWMAENFLGSKGESGRQKGRYMLELLNNLNLFEEDEHKKCVRMHKLIRLVALHNLQIDGKHNCLVLSNEESLDQQNMDSWEEKHWISLADNKSLNTFSNSPNCSVLSTLFLQGNSNLKSFPPSFFKQMKSLRVLDLMGTNIETLPDSLMNAINLAVLYLNGCINLLGLPPDIGKLELLEVLDISGIGVDIVPPQIRSLKHLKRFLVSSSVFSETNIFNVISNLTELQELLIDTKSEKGIYTWGIIDAVMESVKSLRHLTSLQFRFLNDEVVDVIKVVDGVTRIYAHKEDNIKFFVEKEGLDSGSFQVFIGCPISPDFKIPKCERFQRYVKYCNGRDRSPAFLKLISRADSLVIDNHYDLKHLSEFEFSNSSPIRGCLLEHCNKIKYVVDHYSILSNLERLYLNDLLELESLWGGSIHIGNLPKLKTLKLSRCPKLIEIITQDAVKDIIHISHGAGQKPLVFPNLKEVVLVDMQNLTSIWENDLLEWPALKKVEINKCPALHHLPFSKDNAVRLTSIIAEESWWESLQWTDPEAKQHFQEYYTVAV, from the exons ATGGCTAGTACAGTGCAAGCAGTGGCTTCTGTAGTAACTGCAGGAGCCGAAGTTGCTGGAGTATTACCCACAGTGACGTTTCTCTCCCCAGAGAATGTGAAGGCGATCTATAAAGAACTAAAGGAACAATTGGATTTTCTACGGGCAAAAAAGAAGGATCGTGATGATGAAGCTGAAAAAGAGGTGATGACAATGAAGACAAGCTATGAGTACAATGACTGGGATCAGAGGGTTAGTAAAATTGATATTCAGATGACAGAATCCCTCTTCTTTTACAAGACTGAGATTGAAAAGATAGATAAGTGGACAGATATGCCCCAACGGATACGTCTTGGAGCAATGATGAATAATGATATAACAAAGATACAACAACTGCAGAAAGAGCTGAGTGAGATGAGAAACATTCTCGTAGCTAAACAACCCGATCATGTTGTAAAGATCTCCAACGCACCTGACATTAAAGGTTTCGAAACATTGGAAAATCCAATGAACACAATTTTAAGTCTTCTGAAACTGGGGAAGGATGTTAGAGGAATTCAAATTCATGGAATACTTGGTACAGGAAAGACGGCCATAATGCAGAATTTGAACAACCATGAAGAAGTTGCTAATATGTTTCAGATAGTTATTTGGCTAAAGGTTTCATCAGATAAGCTTGATGTGATTGGGAACACGAAAAACTTTAGCATTGAAGAACTACAGAGGGATGTAATGCAAAGACTGAATCTTGATGAAACCATTGCAGTTAACCAATACAAGCAAAAAATTTGGGGAACACTGAAGGACAAAAAATATTTGCTACTTCTTGATAATGCTAAAGAAGATCTTAGTATAGATGAAATTGGATTTCCTTACAATTGGGAAAGAGGTAGCAAAATAGTTATAACTTCAAGATTCAAATTTGTTTGCCCCTCGTTGGTGGATCGCTCTATTAAGATTGGAGTACTAACTTCAAAGGAGGCCCGGAGAAtgttttctaatattttaaaacccAAAGATTTCAGCAACAATGCATTTATCATGAAAATTATGCGTAAAGTAGTAGATTGGTGCCATGGTCTTCCCGTTGCTATCAAGATTGTGGCAGGATACTTCAAATTTAGAGACACTGAAAGTTCCTGGAGAAATGGACTGAACACCCTAAATAGCTGGCCTGAGTACGGAGATGATAAGATTAAAGAAATGTGTAGATCTTTGAGCTTTTGTTGTGACCTCTTGAAGGATGCTGAAAAGGATTGCTTTTATTACGGTGCTCTATATCCAGAAGAAAGCAACATATATAAAGATCGTTCGTTGGACTGTTGGATGGCTGAAAATTTCCTGGGATCTAAGGGTGAAAGTGGCCGTCAAAAAGGGCGATATATGTTGGAGCTTCTTAACAATCTGAATTTGTTTGAAGAAGATGAGCACAAAAAATGTGTTAGGATGCACAAATTGATCCGACTTGTGGCATTGCATAACTTGCAAATTGATGGGAAACATAATTGTTTGGTTCTatcaaatgaagaatctttagACCAACAAAATATGGATAGTTGGGAAGAAAAGCATTGGATCTCCTTGGCTGACAATAAGAGTTTAAATACCTTTTCAAACAGTCCAAATTGTTCAGTGCTTTCCACTCTTTTCTTACAAGGGAATTCAAATCTGAAAAGTTTTCCTCCTTCATTCTTCAAACAAATGAAAAGTCTTCGTGTTTTAGACTTGATGGGCACTAATATTGAGACTCTTCCAGATTCTTTGATGAATGCAATAAATCTAGCAGTGCTCTATCTAAATGGATGCATCAATTTGTTGGGACTTCCTCCTGACATCGGAAAACTTGAACTTCTTGAAGTCCTCGATATTAGTGGCATTGGAGTTGATATTGTACCACCTCAAATCCGAAGCTTGAAACATCTTAAGCGTTTCCTAGTATCCAGTTCTGTTTTCAGTGAAACAAATATCTTTAATGTAATCTCTAATCTCACTGAATTGCAAGAGTTGTTGATTGATACAAAATCAGAAAAGGGTATTTATACCTGGGGGATTATTGATGCTGTTATGGAAAGTGTTAAAAGCCTGAGACATTTGACAAGTCTTCAGTTCAGGTTTCTAAATGATGAAGTTGTCGATGTCATAAAAGTGGTAGATGGTGTCACAAGGATCTATGCTCACAAGGAAGataacatcaaattttttgttgaaaaagAAGGTCTGGACTCTGGCTCATTTCAAGTTTTCATTGGTTGTCCAATTTCACCAGATTTCAAGATCCCGAAATGTGAAAGATTTCAGAGGTATGTGAAATATTGCAATGGTAGAGATCGAAGTCCAGCATTTCTCAAGTTGATTTCAAGGGCAGATTCATTAGTAATAGATAACCATTATGACCTCAAACATCTATCTGAATTTGAGTTCTCAAACTCGTCTCCAATCAGAGGTTGTCTGCTAGAGCACTGcaacaaaatcaaatatgtGGTTGACCACTATTCAATACTGTCGAATCTGGAGCGACTGTATTTGAATGATTTGCTAGAACTTGAAAGCCTTTGGGGTGGCTCCATCCACATTGGCAACTTACCAAAACTGAAAACTCTGAAGTTGAGCAGGTGTCCAAAGCTAATCGAAATTATCACTCAAGATGCAGTGAAAGACATAATCCATATTTCTCACGGTGCTGGACAGAAACCACTAGTGTTTCCAAACTTAAAGGAAGTGGTACTTGTAGATATGCAAAATTTGACAAGTATTTGGGAAAATGATTTACTAGAGTGGCCGGCTCTGAAGAAAGTGGAGATAAATAAATGTCCAGCATTGCATCATTTGCCTTTCAGCAAAGATAACGCTGTCAGACTGACATCCATTATAGCTGAAGAATCTTGGTGGGAATCTCTGCAATGGACAGACCCTGAGGCTAAACAACATTTCCAGGAATATTATACAGTTG CTGTCTAG